The Streptomyces sp. NBC_01689 genome includes a window with the following:
- a CDS encoding HEXXH motif domain-containing protein, giving the protein MSADPSPPHHHLPSAALAELARGEGGPATVDLLLEAERSRRLLLLRMLDDAMDPGPAWDLLSEAQRRSPSVVDELLMYPQTGMWLATALRRLRGSVPQDEPPLWVVLGHFSALAAVAALRAELDFSIEVPVRHGRVPLPTLGCAVLPTTEPWTTATVRARGGHAVVRTADVTIGVPTAPGPAGPGWHEVRRLAVGPTGRRLDVALDDLDPYRTYPQPTEPRPLSEEAVRQWRQELERAWGVLLRELPETAEAMRRGVFSLTPTPARERFRPRSVTSGDAFGGIEASEPDDAVQLAVTLVHEFQHTKLGGLLHLAPLLTDSADAGTELWYAPWRDDPRPLDGLLQGIYAFMGITRFWRAHREHADTHRAIAHFEFALWRSHVATALEQVHRHPRRTPLGAGLLDTLRGHCAQWLREPVPEEQLALARLCAADHSARWRVHHLRPPAPAVEEAVRAWLAGAGGPPTGLTAEPDLVPDLSARWLDSMAMLARHRLSTAPGEPAPSEDPEKAAAHVTGALPGDALLAAGDPTAARHAYAAHLAVEPERAGAWAGLGHALEAAGTEPAAAHLLRHWPERARAVHQAVSRATGSAPDPVRLAAWLAPPAGPR; this is encoded by the coding sequence ATGAGCGCTGACCCGTCGCCGCCCCATCATCACCTGCCCTCCGCCGCGCTGGCCGAGCTGGCTCGTGGTGAAGGCGGTCCAGCCACCGTGGACCTCTTGCTCGAAGCCGAACGCAGCCGCCGTCTGCTGCTGTTGCGGATGCTCGACGACGCCATGGACCCGGGTCCCGCCTGGGACCTCCTCAGCGAGGCGCAGCGGCGGTCACCGTCCGTCGTCGACGAACTGCTGATGTATCCGCAGACGGGAATGTGGCTGGCCACCGCCTTACGCCGGCTGCGCGGGTCCGTCCCGCAGGACGAGCCGCCGCTGTGGGTGGTGCTCGGCCATTTCTCGGCGCTCGCGGCCGTGGCGGCGCTACGCGCGGAGCTGGACTTCAGCATCGAGGTCCCGGTTCGGCACGGCCGGGTACCGCTGCCGACCCTCGGCTGCGCCGTACTGCCGACGACCGAGCCGTGGACGACGGCCACGGTGCGCGCCCGGGGCGGACACGCGGTGGTGCGGACGGCCGACGTCACGATCGGCGTACCGACCGCGCCCGGACCGGCCGGACCGGGGTGGCACGAAGTCCGCAGGCTCGCGGTCGGTCCCACCGGACGACGGCTCGACGTGGCCCTGGACGACCTGGACCCGTATCGCACGTATCCGCAGCCGACCGAGCCGCGCCCGCTGTCCGAGGAGGCGGTGAGGCAGTGGCGGCAGGAGCTGGAGCGGGCCTGGGGAGTGCTGCTGCGGGAACTGCCGGAGACGGCCGAGGCCATGCGGCGAGGGGTGTTCTCGCTGACTCCGACCCCGGCGAGGGAAAGGTTTCGGCCGCGCAGCGTGACGTCCGGGGACGCCTTCGGCGGTATCGAGGCCTCGGAACCCGACGACGCCGTTCAGCTCGCGGTCACGCTCGTACACGAGTTCCAGCACACCAAACTGGGCGGCCTCCTGCACCTGGCACCCCTGCTGACCGACAGCGCCGACGCGGGTACGGAGCTCTGGTACGCGCCCTGGCGCGACGACCCCCGGCCTCTCGACGGACTGCTCCAGGGCATCTATGCGTTCATGGGGATAACCCGCTTCTGGCGCGCCCACCGGGAGCACGCCGACACCCACCGGGCCATCGCACACTTCGAGTTCGCACTGTGGCGGTCCCATGTGGCCACCGCGCTGGAACAGGTCCACCGCCATCCGCGCCGCACACCGCTCGGCGCCGGCCTGCTGGACACCCTGCGCGGCCACTGCGCTCAGTGGCTGCGGGAACCGGTTCCCGAGGAGCAGCTCGCCCTGGCCCGGCTGTGTGCCGCCGACCACTCTGCCCGCTGGCGGGTCCACCACCTGCGGCCGCCCGCCCCAGCGGTGGAAGAGGCCGTACGTGCCTGGCTGGCCGGGGCCGGCGGACCGCCCACCGGTCTGACCGCCGAGCCCGACCTCGTCCCCGACCTGTCCGCACGCTGGCTGGACAGCATGGCCATGCTCGCCCGCCACCGCCTCAGCACCGCCCCCGGCGAACCCGCGCCGTCCGAGGACCCCGAGAAGGCCGCGGCCCACGTCACCGGGGCGCTGCCCGGCGACGCGCTGCTGGCGGCGGGAGACCCCACGGCGGCCCGGCACGCCTACGCGGCCCACCTGGCCGTCGAACCCGAGCGGGCCGGCGCCTGGGCCGGTCTCGGGCACGCCCTGGAGGCGGCGGGCACGGAACCCGCCGCGGCCCACCTGCTCCGCCACTGGCCCGAGCGGGCACGGGCGGTCCACCAGGCCGTGTCGCGCGCCACCGGCAGCGCACCGGACCCCGTCCGCCTGGCGGCCTGGCTCGCCCCGCCCGCGGGCCCGCGGTAG
- a CDS encoding trypco2 family protein: MIELAEMIEELRRELTTARTAAEGEDLYFEVGPVELEAAVVVERSATAGGKIRFYVMEAGADGRVADSVTHRVKLTLDPRTRSGGGRAPWVGGAEAHGER; encoded by the coding sequence GTGATTGAACTCGCGGAAATGATCGAGGAGTTGCGCAGGGAACTGACCACGGCCCGGACGGCCGCGGAGGGGGAGGATCTGTACTTCGAGGTGGGTCCCGTGGAACTGGAGGCGGCCGTGGTCGTGGAGCGGTCGGCGACGGCGGGCGGGAAGATCCGCTTCTATGTGATGGAGGCGGGCGCGGACGGCCGCGTGGCCGACAGCGTCACGCACCGGGTGAAGCTGACCCTCGATCCGCGCACCCGCAGCGGTGGCGGGCGAGCGCCGTGGGTGGGCGGAGCCGAGGCCCACGGGGAGCGCTGA
- the fxsT gene encoding FxSxx-COOH system tetratricopeptide repeat protein yields MAHALRGLEPVGSEDRPSVLLVVDDYVTMRVWDETVGRLADELAGQASLGPVTRLRLLGSDDTEPGRIRLEHLPPPVGEHRVVLVLTDGLAAGWRSDAVLPLLRELGRSEPLAVLHLLPQRLWFRTGLDVHRMRLRAARPWAPNDSLRWELRTSPLEPVDDDPAARSGVVPVPVLERTDHSLSDWAGLVAARAGDADGWVEMSGVRARDWKRRPDAARAVPWVDDVPDPASAVPPWERVSEFRAAASPTAFALATRLAAAPLTLPVMSALTASVPGAGPAHLTELLMSGLVRPAGAEAERAAEMVFAFGPNIRQELLALARRRDTVRVLHDVRVLMAAAAEESEPVLPAPDEPLETTGVPPVTPRNVAFLRVELTALRALSGRFLPQAERLARALRTYDLRNTVNLGKDARTHTRDQAPATRARRDAAQAPRGPGTPSEGAATMATTQQPTVEGARSAQPRIWGNIPPRNPNFTGRVDLLERLRERLQEGTTTVLPEAIHGMGGVGKTQMAIEYAYRHQAEYDVVWWIPAERPGQIGQALVELAQRLGLGTSAEANIAGPAVREALREGRPYSRWLLIFDNADSPERVRDYFPTGGSGTILVTSRNRRWSVVGPSLEVDVFTREESKELLRRSGSAGDLDDAEADRLADALGDLPLALEQAAAWRAETGMPVSEYLRLFEDKRSELLEVSPPPDYQLPVAAAWNVSLDHLETRSLAALRLLQLCSYFAPDPISRSIFSGLGGSSIDPELDRALNDPMRLARAIREINRYSLARIDHRTNSIEMHRLVQAVLINRMTPEEQNRMRNGAHTLLAASDPKGPNQSANWTRYAELYGHVIASGAVESDQPWVRELVMNVAKYLWYWGDHKVAREFMEQAWQTWRQLFGEEDQQTRLMAWWLSFVYLKVGRYDDASQLVAQLKDVYARTAPEDREDTREDALETLNLEAAVRRVQGDFAAGAELDQAAYERARRAFGEDDPTTLDRAHNLGVSLRLVGEFQRALELDQHTHALKARLFGRDHQQSLITEASIAVDVRETGDYVGARSLQQAVVDGFRAVFGAGNPSTLGTVRQLGEACRKEGDPVTALALAREAFDQFTRRYGDTHPESLTASLALSVALRHNGELEAARDRGEKARERYRRLFQPEHPHVLAADIDLAVTLRLLGRAQEAQRLDETALESLTERLGAAHPIALACAINLASDLSAQERTAEARLLGEKTLELCRERLGEDHPTTLVCAANLSLDLIAVGRETEAAALHAATLERMERVLDGPRLSSAEPSPHPATLQTRAMKRANCDIDPMPL; encoded by the coding sequence GTGGCGCATGCTCTGCGGGGCCTGGAGCCGGTCGGGTCCGAGGACCGTCCGTCCGTCCTGCTCGTGGTGGACGACTACGTGACGATGCGGGTCTGGGACGAGACGGTCGGCCGGCTGGCCGACGAACTCGCCGGGCAGGCCTCGCTGGGCCCGGTCACGCGCTTACGGCTGCTGGGCTCCGACGACACCGAACCGGGCCGGATCCGGCTGGAGCACCTTCCCCCGCCCGTGGGGGAGCACCGGGTGGTGCTGGTGCTCACCGACGGGCTGGCGGCGGGCTGGCGGTCGGACGCGGTGCTGCCGCTGCTGAGAGAACTCGGCCGCTCCGAACCCCTCGCCGTACTGCACCTGTTGCCGCAACGGCTCTGGTTCCGCACCGGCCTCGACGTGCACCGCATGCGGCTGCGGGCCGCGCGGCCCTGGGCGCCGAACGACTCCCTGCGGTGGGAGCTGCGCACCTCCCCCCTCGAACCCGTGGACGACGATCCGGCGGCGCGTTCCGGTGTGGTGCCGGTCCCCGTCCTGGAGCGGACCGACCACTCCCTCTCCGACTGGGCCGGCCTGGTGGCGGCCCGTGCCGGGGACGCCGACGGCTGGGTGGAGATGTCCGGGGTCCGGGCCCGGGACTGGAAGCGCCGCCCGGACGCCGCCCGCGCGGTCCCCTGGGTGGATGACGTGCCCGACCCCGCCAGCGCGGTGCCGCCGTGGGAGCGGGTCTCCGAGTTCCGCGCCGCCGCGTCACCCACCGCGTTCGCCCTGGCCACCCGGCTCGCGGCGGCGCCCCTGACGCTGCCGGTGATGAGCGCGCTGACGGCCTCGGTACCGGGAGCCGGACCGGCCCACCTCACCGAGCTGCTGATGAGCGGACTGGTGCGGCCGGCGGGCGCGGAGGCCGAGCGCGCGGCCGAGATGGTCTTCGCCTTCGGCCCGAACATCCGGCAGGAGTTACTGGCGCTGGCCCGGCGCCGGGACACCGTCCGGGTGCTGCACGACGTACGGGTGCTGATGGCGGCCGCCGCGGAGGAGTCCGAGCCGGTCCTGCCCGCCCCGGACGAACCTCTCGAGACGACCGGCGTGCCGCCCGTGACCCCGCGCAACGTGGCCTTCCTGCGGGTCGAACTGACCGCGCTGCGCGCCCTGTCCGGACGGTTCCTGCCCCAGGCCGAGCGTCTGGCGCGGGCGCTGCGCACCTACGACCTGCGGAACACCGTCAACCTGGGCAAGGACGCACGTACCCACACGCGGGACCAGGCCCCCGCCACCCGGGCCCGCCGCGATGCCGCACAGGCCCCGAGGGGGCCCGGGACACCTTCAGAAGGAGCCGCGACCATGGCGACCACGCAGCAGCCGACGGTGGAGGGCGCGCGTTCGGCGCAGCCGCGGATCTGGGGGAACATCCCTCCGCGCAATCCCAACTTCACCGGCCGCGTGGACCTTCTGGAACGACTGCGGGAACGCCTCCAGGAAGGCACGACCACCGTGCTTCCCGAGGCGATCCACGGCATGGGCGGTGTCGGCAAGACGCAGATGGCGATCGAGTACGCCTACCGGCACCAGGCCGAGTACGACGTCGTCTGGTGGATCCCCGCCGAGCGCCCGGGGCAGATCGGCCAGGCCCTGGTGGAGCTCGCCCAGCGTCTCGGCCTGGGCACCAGCGCCGAGGCCAACATCGCGGGTCCCGCGGTGCGCGAGGCGCTGCGCGAGGGCCGCCCCTACTCCCGCTGGCTGCTGATCTTCGACAACGCCGACAGCCCCGAACGCGTCCGCGACTACTTCCCCACCGGCGGCAGCGGCACCATCCTCGTCACCTCCCGCAACCGGCGCTGGAGCGTCGTCGGCCCCTCCCTGGAGGTCGACGTCTTCACCCGGGAGGAGAGCAAGGAGCTGTTGCGGCGCTCCGGTTCGGCGGGGGACCTCGACGACGCCGAGGCGGATCGCCTCGCCGATGCCCTCGGAGATCTCCCGCTCGCGCTCGAACAGGCCGCCGCCTGGCGCGCGGAGACCGGGATGCCGGTCTCCGAGTACCTGCGCCTGTTCGAGGACAAGCGCAGCGAACTCCTCGAAGTTTCCCCGCCCCCGGACTACCAGCTCCCGGTCGCCGCCGCGTGGAACGTCTCCCTCGACCATCTGGAGACGCGCAGCCTCGCCGCCCTGCGTCTGCTCCAGCTGTGCTCGTACTTCGCGCCGGACCCCATCTCCCGTTCGATCTTCTCCGGCCTCGGCGGTTCCAGCATCGACCCCGAACTCGACCGGGCCCTCAACGACCCGATGCGGCTCGCCCGCGCCATCCGGGAGATCAACCGCTACTCCCTCGCCCGTATCGACCACCGGACCAACTCGATCGAGATGCACCGCCTGGTCCAGGCCGTGCTGATCAACCGCATGACGCCCGAGGAACAGAACCGCATGCGCAATGGGGCCCACACCCTTCTGGCCGCCTCCGACCCCAAGGGGCCCAACCAGTCGGCCAACTGGACACGCTACGCCGAGCTCTACGGCCACGTCATCGCGTCGGGCGCCGTCGAGTCCGACCAGCCCTGGGTGCGCGAACTCGTGATGAACGTCGCCAAGTACCTCTGGTACTGGGGAGATCACAAGGTCGCGCGCGAGTTCATGGAGCAGGCCTGGCAGACCTGGCGGCAGCTGTTCGGCGAGGAGGACCAGCAGACACGGCTGATGGCCTGGTGGCTGAGCTTCGTCTATCTCAAGGTGGGCCGTTACGACGATGCCTCGCAGCTCGTGGCCCAGCTCAAGGACGTGTACGCCCGCACCGCGCCCGAGGACCGGGAGGACACCCGTGAGGACGCGCTGGAGACCCTGAACCTGGAAGCGGCCGTACGACGGGTCCAGGGGGACTTCGCCGCCGGGGCCGAGCTGGACCAGGCGGCCTACGAGCGGGCCCGCCGTGCCTTCGGCGAGGACGATCCCACCACGCTGGACAGGGCCCACAACCTCGGGGTGAGCCTGCGGCTGGTCGGCGAGTTCCAGCGCGCGCTGGAACTGGACCAGCACACGCACGCCCTGAAGGCGCGGCTGTTCGGACGTGATCACCAGCAGTCGTTGATCACCGAGGCGAGCATCGCCGTCGACGTGCGGGAGACCGGCGACTACGTCGGCGCCCGGTCGCTGCAGCAGGCGGTCGTCGACGGTTTCCGCGCGGTCTTCGGGGCCGGCAACCCCTCGACACTGGGCACGGTGCGCCAGCTCGGCGAGGCGTGCCGCAAGGAGGGCGACCCGGTCACCGCGCTGGCGCTGGCACGCGAGGCGTTCGACCAGTTCACCCGCCGGTACGGCGACACGCACCCGGAGTCCCTGACCGCGTCCCTCGCCCTGTCGGTGGCGCTGCGGCACAACGGTGAGCTGGAGGCGGCCCGCGACCGCGGGGAGAAGGCGCGTGAGCGCTACCGCAGGCTGTTCCAGCCCGAGCACCCGCACGTCCTGGCGGCCGACATCGACCTGGCCGTGACCTTGCGGTTGCTGGGACGGGCGCAGGAGGCCCAGCGGCTGGACGAGACGGCGCTGGAGTCGCTGACCGAGCGCCTGGGGGCGGCCCATCCGATCGCGCTGGCCTGCGCCATCAACCTGGCCAGCGACCTGAGCGCGCAGGAGCGGACGGCCGAGGCCCGCCTGCTCGGCGAGAAGACCCTGGAACTGTGCCGGGAACGACTGGGGGAGGACCACCCCACCACCCTGGTGTGCGCGGCCAACCTCTCCCTCGATCTCATCGCCGTCGGCCGGGAGACGGAGGCCGCGGCCCTGCACGCGGCCACGCTGGAGCGGATGGAGCGGGTCCTCGACGGCCCCCGGCTGAGCTCCGCCGAGCCCTCGCCGCACCCGGCGACGCTGCAGACCCGGGCGATGAAGCGGGCCAACTGTGACATCGACCCGATGCCGCTGTGA
- a CDS encoding HEXXH motif domain-containing protein, protein MHQTARPHVLSPQSFDELLGGGGGPATVDLLRGSERSWRLLVVRALLDSAATAPPGPLPHPAEGWRLLSRAWAVSEQARRAVEALLGYPAVGVWASHTLRRLRGTADGDAPLWVDTGHLHAVAAAAAIRAGLEFRTGIPVRQGWAVLPMLGAMRVPGPADWDVAEVAASAGDVRIGGRRLEGPDWNPVTELRAAGCTLLLDDTDPYGGLRKPGPVAPVAPAAEWQRLFAPAWDILRRTDAEAARALAGGLVSVVPRPRAERFRPHSASSGDAFGAALASAPDDAEQFASTLVHEFQHNKLSAFMHLFTLYDDRDDRLHYAPWRDDPRPLGGLLQGVYAFFGVTAFWRRRVHLLGQFEFALWRGQTAHALRAVGSADGLTERGRRLVAELTRRVEPWLDEPVDVRARAAAAVAVADHRASWRAHHLRPAAETVRAHAAAWTRGEPLPPAPDPATVPGSPSRGFDTRAVLLRWLLADPAGFAALRDAPGAVVTGALPEDIALVEGRTEEALAGFRARVVRDGDPDADAWVGLGLAARARADRAGEGLLAHPELAMALHTALGGRADPLELGRALAPECPV, encoded by the coding sequence ATGCACCAGACCGCTCGTCCCCACGTCCTCTCACCGCAGTCGTTCGACGAACTGCTGGGCGGCGGGGGCGGCCCCGCGACGGTGGACCTGCTGCGCGGCAGCGAGCGGAGCTGGCGGCTGCTCGTCGTACGGGCCCTGCTGGACTCGGCGGCGACGGCGCCACCCGGACCGCTGCCTCACCCGGCCGAGGGCTGGCGGCTGCTCTCCCGCGCCTGGGCCGTGTCCGAGCAGGCCCGGCGGGCGGTGGAGGCACTGCTCGGATATCCGGCGGTCGGTGTCTGGGCGTCGCACACGCTGCGCCGCCTGCGTGGGACCGCCGACGGCGACGCACCCCTCTGGGTGGACACCGGACACCTCCACGCCGTCGCCGCGGCCGCGGCGATCCGGGCCGGCCTGGAGTTCCGTACCGGGATCCCGGTCCGGCAGGGCTGGGCGGTCCTGCCCATGCTCGGGGCGATGCGGGTACCCGGTCCGGCGGACTGGGACGTGGCCGAGGTCGCCGCCTCCGCCGGAGACGTGCGGATCGGCGGGCGCCGCCTGGAGGGACCGGACTGGAACCCCGTGACGGAGCTGCGCGCGGCCGGCTGCACCCTGCTCCTGGACGACACCGACCCGTACGGCGGCCTGCGGAAACCGGGGCCCGTGGCACCCGTCGCCCCGGCGGCCGAGTGGCAGCGGCTCTTCGCCCCCGCCTGGGACATCCTGCGGCGCACCGACGCCGAGGCCGCCCGCGCGCTCGCCGGCGGACTGGTCTCGGTGGTGCCGCGCCCGCGCGCCGAGCGGTTCCGGCCGCACAGCGCGTCCTCGGGCGATGCCTTCGGCGCCGCCCTGGCCTCGGCACCGGACGACGCCGAACAGTTCGCCTCGACACTGGTGCACGAGTTCCAGCACAACAAACTCAGCGCCTTCATGCACCTGTTCACCCTCTACGACGACCGGGACGACCGGCTGCACTACGCGCCCTGGCGGGACGACCCGCGGCCGCTGGGCGGCCTGCTCCAAGGGGTGTACGCCTTCTTCGGGGTCACCGCGTTCTGGCGGCGGCGCGTCCACCTCCTCGGGCAGTTCGAGTTCGCGCTGTGGCGCGGTCAGACGGCGCACGCGCTGCGCGCCGTCGGCTCCGCGGACGGACTCACCGAACGGGGGCGGCGACTGGTGGCCGAGCTGACCCGGCGTGTCGAACCCTGGCTGGACGAACCGGTCGACGTGCGGGCCAGGGCCGCGGCCGCGGTCGCCGTCGCGGACCACCGGGCGAGCTGGCGCGCCCACCATCTGCGGCCCGCGGCGGAGACGGTCCGCGCGCACGCGGCCGCCTGGACCCGCGGCGAACCGCTCCCGCCCGCCCCCGACCCGGCGACCGTCCCCGGCAGCCCGTCCCGGGGGTTCGACACCCGGGCGGTGCTGCTGCGGTGGCTGCTGGCCGACCCGGCCGGCTTCGCCGCGCTGCGGGACGCTCCCGGCGCCGTGGTCACGGGCGCGCTCCCCGAGGACATCGCCCTGGTGGAGGGGCGTACGGAGGAGGCGCTCGCCGGGTTCCGTGCGCGCGTCGTCCGCGACGGGGACCCGGACGCCGACGCCTGGGTGGGACTCGGGCTGGCGGCGCGGGCCCGCGCGGACCGGGCCGGCGAGGGCCTGCTGGCCCACCCGGAACTCGCGATGGCCCTGCACACCGCGCTGGGCGGGCGCGCCGACCCGCTGGAACTGGGCCGCGCCCTCGCTCCCGAGTGCCCGGTGTGA
- a CDS encoding effector-associated domain 2-containing protein, with product MPGRQPRRGLDPVRVAEVMVRPAAGRGSGRRGSGYRVGPRSVLTAAHVVRAAAAGTAHVRFEADRAAEWTASARVVLASEKADVALLEITGSVPGGVHARVPGPPVYGAVPDADVVLPCSAMGFPRFKLREDRMRLLDDGSPSQYRDSCHATGVTSVLSNRREGTLELAVTPPESDTEPDRSPWEGMSGAAVWHDGTLVGLVSAHHRTDGLGRLAAVRAERWYELLTGAELAVLHEHGGLPASAAGLARFTPAGTGTTGPVTLADLRDDLPLGELAGLVTALTALPTVRDRGTLALVLSSIDPVVAAMSPRMPALRPDVFGILRTCLSYPGTLDQLLEAIRLLEGDSTGVARMDEEAVELSRRHRRADGRR from the coding sequence GTGCCGGGACGGCAACCGCGCCGCGGACTGGATCCGGTCCGGGTGGCGGAGGTGATGGTGCGGCCGGCGGCGGGACGGGGGTCCGGGCGGCGCGGCTCCGGGTACCGGGTCGGTCCGCGCTCGGTGCTCACCGCGGCGCACGTGGTCCGCGCCGCGGCGGCCGGGACCGCGCACGTACGGTTCGAGGCCGACCGCGCGGCGGAGTGGACGGCGTCCGCGCGGGTGGTCCTGGCCTCCGAGAAGGCGGACGTGGCACTTCTGGAGATCACCGGGTCGGTGCCCGGGGGCGTGCACGCGCGGGTGCCCGGACCGCCCGTCTACGGAGCGGTGCCCGACGCGGATGTCGTCCTGCCGTGCAGCGCGATGGGCTTTCCGCGGTTCAAGCTGCGCGAGGACCGGATGCGGCTGCTCGACGACGGCTCGCCGTCCCAGTACCGCGACTCCTGCCACGCCACGGGCGTGACCTCGGTGCTGTCCAACCGCCGCGAGGGCACGCTCGAACTCGCGGTCACGCCACCGGAGTCGGACACCGAACCGGACCGCTCCCCCTGGGAGGGCATGTCGGGCGCGGCGGTCTGGCACGACGGCACGCTCGTCGGCCTGGTCAGCGCGCACCACCGCACGGACGGCCTGGGCCGGCTGGCCGCGGTCCGGGCGGAGCGCTGGTACGAACTGCTGACCGGCGCGGAACTGGCCGTGCTGCACGAGCACGGGGGGCTTCCCGCGTCGGCGGCCGGGCTGGCCCGGTTCACACCAGCCGGCACCGGCACCACCGGCCCGGTCACCCTGGCGGACCTCCGCGACGACCTGCCGCTCGGTGAACTCGCGGGCCTGGTGACCGCGTTGACCGCGCTGCCCACGGTGCGGGACCGCGGCACCCTGGCCCTGGTCCTGAGCAGCATCGACCCGGTCGTCGCGGCGATGAGCCCGCGGATGCCGGCGCTGCGTCCCGACGTGTTCGGGATCCTGCGGACCTGTCTGAGCTATCCGGGAACCCTGGATCAACTACTCGAAGCGATACGGTTGTTGGAGGGCGACTCCACGGGGGTGGCCCGCATGGACGAAGAGGCGGTGGAGTTGTCCCGGCGCCACCGTCGAGCCGATGGGCGCCGCTGA
- a CDS encoding rhomboid-like protein produces the protein MRLDRIRRFVGSRLRSAPGTYIWLAVLFVTTVALHHMSPEFEEDFLRQRSTNIHELSNDPLRVLFSSAMWIDGGYWFPYAFLFTVFHARAERWLGTLRWLVVCVASHVLATLASEGALLEAVRRGLAPESAVNTLDIGVSYALAGVIAVLTYRIPAPWRYPYLAAVLVFYGLPVLGTPTLSQCGHFLSVVIGLGCYPLVRGREKARNPKETLAAPRG, from the coding sequence ATGCGTCTTGACCGGATCCGGCGCTTCGTGGGGAGCCGTCTGCGCAGCGCCCCCGGCACCTACATATGGCTGGCCGTGCTCTTCGTCACCACCGTGGCCCTGCACCACATGTCGCCGGAGTTCGAGGAGGACTTCCTGCGGCAGCGGTCCACCAACATCCACGAGCTGTCCAACGACCCGCTGCGGGTGCTGTTCTCCAGCGCGATGTGGATCGACGGCGGCTACTGGTTCCCGTACGCCTTCCTCTTCACCGTGTTCCACGCGCGGGCGGAGCGCTGGCTCGGCACCCTGCGCTGGCTCGTCGTGTGCGTGGCCTCGCACGTGCTCGCCACGCTCGCCAGCGAGGGGGCGCTGCTGGAGGCGGTACGGCGCGGGCTGGCACCGGAGTCCGCCGTGAACACCCTGGACATCGGCGTGAGTTACGCGCTGGCGGGAGTGATCGCCGTGCTCACGTACCGGATCCCGGCGCCCTGGCGGTATCCGTATCTGGCCGCGGTCCTGGTCTTCTACGGGCTGCCGGTCCTCGGCACCCCCACCCTGTCGCAATGCGGGCATTTCCTCTCCGTGGTGATCGGTCTGGGCTGCTATCCGCTGGTCAGAGGCCGCGAAAAAGCACGGAATCCGAAGGAGACACTGGCCGCTCCCAGGGGTTAA
- a CDS encoding aminoglycoside phosphotransferase family protein — translation MALRSPARRVGRVIHVPDALAASQDRYNGAAGRAFVAALPGRAAHFLDRWELRPDGPPMHGVTALVLPVRRADGTPAVLKFAFPDEESAGEPLALRAWGGRGAVRLLGHDRATGTLLLERLDHTRMLTHLPDTREAVLVVARLLARLTAVAAPEGMRRLGDIAADMLERVPGALRRIPDPSDRRLVEDCAAAVREVVTEPGDRLLHWDLHYDNVLRGLHDERHDGRHGHHTGNDNAAADRGDHGHDERAAGPAPWVAIDPKPLAGDPGFELCPALCNRFEPGEVRRRFDAMTDVMGLDRARARAWTLGRVLQNTLWEIEDGRPLEPVHREIARRLLRVR, via the coding sequence ATGGCCCTCCGCTCCCCCGCGCGTAGGGTCGGCCGCGTGATCCACGTCCCGGACGCCCTCGCCGCCTCGCAGGACCGGTACAACGGAGCGGCAGGCCGTGCCTTCGTCGCCGCGCTCCCGGGGCGGGCGGCCCACTTCCTGGACCGCTGGGAACTGCGCCCCGACGGCCCCCCGATGCACGGGGTGACGGCGCTGGTGCTGCCGGTGCGCCGGGCCGACGGGACCCCGGCGGTGCTGAAGTTCGCGTTCCCCGACGAGGAGAGCGCGGGCGAGCCGCTCGCGCTGCGCGCCTGGGGCGGCCGCGGCGCCGTACGGCTTCTCGGCCACGACCGGGCCACCGGCACGCTGCTGCTCGAACGGCTCGACCACACCCGTATGCTGACGCACCTTCCCGACACACGCGAGGCCGTCCTCGTCGTCGCGCGGCTGCTGGCCCGGCTGACGGCCGTGGCGGCCCCGGAGGGGATGCGCCGGCTCGGGGACATCGCGGCGGACATGCTGGAGCGCGTACCGGGTGCCCTCCGGCGGATTCCCGACCCGTCCGACCGGCGGCTCGTCGAGGACTGTGCCGCGGCGGTGCGCGAGGTGGTGACCGAGCCGGGCGACCGTCTCCTCCACTGGGACCTCCACTACGACAACGTCCTGCGCGGCCTCCACGACGAGCGACACGACGGCCGACACGGCCACCACACCGGCAACGACAACGCCGCAGCCGACCGTGGCGACCACGGCCACGACGAGCGCGCCGCCGGGCCCGCGCCCTGGGTCGCCATCGACCCCAAGCCGCTCGCGGGCGACCCCGGCTTCGAGCTCTGTCCCGCGCTCTGCAACCGCTTCGAGCCCGGCGAGGTCCGCCGGCGCTTCGACGCGATGACCGACGTCATGGGTCTGGACCGTGCGCGGGCCCGCGCCTGGACCCTCGGCCGTGTTCTACAGAACACTCTGTGGGAGATCGAGGACGGGCGCCCGCTGGAGCCCGTTCACCGCGAGATCGCCCGCCGGTTGCTGCGGGTCAGGTAG